The genome window tagacgtccagcagaatttgtttctgaggccttctttttttcccattttctgcgcaatgttcagtttcactccaatgattttctttatcacatttgcttcacttgagggatggagcttcttcacaaaatctgaaagatcaataaaatataccagaattagtgtctgcagacaccaagacactagctgtcatgcaatgagttacactatggcatttttcagctcgataaagagagtgatgtctatcatttaatcaatgcaatggatagtcaacacactgcatacattgcatatcacgcgtttctatgctgtaaggcacttgcactgcttgacgcacacaaaatcatatgtggtgcaatcatgccaggctttacgaactgcaacaaatctgtatcaaattctgacactattcattagctatatagaaaatccattcagtgtgtgaaatatttttcaaattattttcaggatttcactatcttgtgaatcttgttgtgtacttgatgggtgtccccaatggcgttcgaacaatcacgaaagtgcattaatagaattctaataaaaatatttaacttcaatctgattgaaaccatatccacatcgggaaggggatctgacacattccctatctaaaagtcgttcacttctcaacttgcagcagaactcacggaaattcccgacgctagttgttaaatagtaaggcggagaatgccgatataagatatcaaacgagaaaaaggtgtagatatccgtgcgctgcggtttttgcttagtcacttgatgttggtttccgacgagatcaaagctaatgtgaccacccatgcctataaatctgtcaaaacgaacatctcgcagtcaattcatggaccaagcagactggaagctatggatatctatacttcatgccaaacgatcacggaacgacttggagataggaaaagggtcagatccacttccctgatgtggatatggttttaatcagattgatttaacttatactcaccaataatagcagacactttcttgtcatccagttttggtttctcatgcttatccttaaaagcattggatttttttcctgtcaagctgctgttggccagctcctctctggcagagcgacagcaggacgtcgagctgatagtattgttgcctgacgtgataagtcgtccatcttcattagcaggccaggaagtcctttaatagaaaaaagtacattgtgatgcagacacaataaaaaaaaaatacattaataacatgaagctggcgatatccaaaccgctcggctctaaccccagctatcataatgtaagggtattttgataggaatcttgttcaagtcaagggaaacatggtaaggaagcaatcaaagatgaaaaatatatataaccatatatattaattcatcctgaccacgcgaagatttaatatttgtcggtcaagtattaatcagatatccagctgagacaaaatatcaagaaggaagggacgtaactcttgctaatataagagaaacacacaaaaacggacggacagacagacaaacaaacaccatatgtcctccccttatttagaggggaggacatcacaacttaggatgttgtatatgcaacagttctgaaattatcccaaatcataaatggatttttattggaaaaaaggggcataactctggaaaatattgtccgagacgactcattttcgataggcttcttgttacactaagataaatagatgtaacaagtttggtttccgtacatgaaacgattctgtaaatattgcggtgacggatggacagccgtacatgacgacaatacccgtaggccaaagttagatgaaaatacagtaataagaaagttatttcatacatcgacatataagcatattttccatcaacctatgataattacaataacatacttctagaataagaaaacctaccttcaacaaccctcaatgcatctcgaagggatttgttttcctctctcaactggaggacttccttcttcagggattccatttctgtacatgtatctttcggtgaagttcttcccagctgaaaatgtcaaaatagtaaatcaaatgaaataatttgtattatgattaatttgggcgctcatatgttttccggaagcaatttgtcctggatacggccctgacagcaccatataagttttacatgtataagcaaccttgtaggcacattaatttgaatatgctacatgtacatgtagcagtaagccattcacacagtaggcactgttcatcaggtatttgtagtgttattttcatataagtaaaagtataaacttgtgttttaaaccagttgccagggatgcaatttttacgtcctcgatttcaaatgaatgctaggcacttgtgattgtttgcctcgagagggtgctttgattaaccaataaaatcctattctattctattcatgtactcacagcagcaagttgggccttcaattgtgcccgagcatcatatcccacagctgtacggcttactttcctctttttcttctgaaaaatcaagattaacaagaaaacgtgttcagttcttttatatgccattgaagtgaagaaatatgtttgcagaaatgatagattttcgagtacatgcagaaagtctgtcaacacctcaatttgtcttgaatattattctgtctgagttggtcgaattgaatcaaaatattcaataactttaaagcctacaatgaaacatgatttgattaacttttatgataaagaaaaactgacaaggtacttcaaaagtatgggattgaatcctacaaaacctcacacagttgaaacaccactgaaatagtgagtgagtgaattaacgtttaacgtcgctttcaacactatttcggtcatatcgcgacaacaccactgaaataaaagtacctgctgtctgtcagatagagtctcctcaacactttcatccttgctctcactgtctgatgaccaagactttggctgtttgtttctcttgcctctgccatattccaaatcaccagtaaggggtacatccttgccatcctgagcggctttcaaatatggcgtcagttcacgtgtgtcttctgtgtaaaaacaaatatgtgccacattaagctaaattaaactgtacagttagtcatacatttcagcagcagattgttatcactaaattactttggtatacctacagttctgatgattcagaaattcacctcagcgagaaacaaatttcaccttactttcccttatttacaggcttacagccatattaaaaaattgtcaaggttaagtctgtactatcatgacaatcacctcagcattgcagattgaaacattcagtataccagggctgcactgatgagaaattactatcaatcatggaagaaaaaaaattatattaattaaatttaactttacataaacaaagtcgaaagttcaaagtgtaaaatcagaagtacattaaatatatctatattaaatatatctatatttatatgtacttctggtaaaacgtatactttttactgaattgaattgaaaagttttcaactgtttattaattaccaccaaatctcagaattcttgccacgtatttggtttgtgactgcttccttcctcctgctttgttgagtggccatggaacttggacttcttcatcactgtcccaattttctccattcatcttctctcgagaaccgctcgtggttaatatactatatttcgtctcgatgatcatcctccccttgcttccgtttggcgacctgactgggggccaaactccttctctgtgtgatcacacaagcctgacgttacaaacaatggagggatgataataatgctaataataataataaatgaggctagttttgctagctcaccatTTCCGCCCGTGCCTCGAAGCTGCTGTTTGGCTCAACGTTAGCCCGCTTGTGACGTCTCGCATCGCGCCTAGAAGACCCGAAACCTAAATGTGATGTTTAAGCCAACAAAGTTACCGTCAATGAACTCCGACGTGACTTGAGCAGTTTAGAAAGAGCGAGTGAAGTCAACATGGACGTTGTGGCCGCCATCACCAACTCAAACTGCCCGCGAAATCTGCTTTGCAACTACGGCAAGCGcgaaggggaaaaataaataataaaaaaaaaaaagttgatttgaaacatattcgcacttattagtgtcggatatgagaaacattgatacaacgcgattattaccaactatacatgaatttggttgtgattgcagccttaaaacagttttgttattttataacaaaacgagagcagttctatctatcgtgtttggggggggggggggggggggggtttgtaatgttacggcgggaaaagtagtaaactaaatataacattgaaccatgcttttgaaaatgtatacatttaaatcctggcaaatactgacttttaacaatataaattgttacttacatgagttcggtaaagtgttttcctattgggctccgtgaagaaacgtgtctgggcttgttcttccacagctgcatgcaggtacgtgggcgggtcctgacgttttaggtctgatttaaacctttgaactgagttttgctaaatcaatttatgttggaagtccaataaaattaattttatcacataaaaaagtaagttacgaaaatattcacactttttacttatagataactcaaaaactctaaaaataaaaataaattgatttattggaataaatatacttttaaaaataaagtctgccgaagttctgggtgtccgccttgaaatgacacctcacaattttgaatgatacaaaattaacattttcataattgagggagacatcctgcattgttcaaaaaacaagctcaagtctggtgaatcaacttaatgagattaatcaatgctatggtgatagcgctgctgccattttatagaattttattccatggaacaatctatagaactttcagcagataaaggataatgtctatagaatttctgttagacattctatagaatgcccagttctatagaacaatctatagacctttcagcagataaagtaatgtctatagaatttctgttagacattctatagaatgcccagttctatagaacaatctatggacttttcatcagataatgtaatgtctatagaatttctataggatattctatagaattcccagctctatagaacagtgaaaagaccttccagcacatgaagctgatgtctatagaatttctatagaattttgaatacatattctatagaatcttcagttctaaagaaattccgacgaaattctatagcgttctatatatttctatagagattctatagaacattttttgcagggaagGTTTATACCAATTTGtaacacttccgtttggcttgttcggtgcgcccgccacgtccCAGCACCTCATGGACCGGGTACTGCGCCCTCACGCTGCATACACGGCCGCCTACCTGGATGACGTTGTCATCCAGAGTAGCGGCTGGGAAGAACACATGCGGCGGATGAGGGAAGTGCTCGACTCTCTAAGGTaggcggggctcaccgccaacccggcgaagtgtgcAGTTGGCCGCAGGGAAGTACAGTATTTtgggtaccacttgggagtagGGCAGGTGTACTCgcaggcagtgttgggttagttactgaaaagcagtaactagttacagttactagttacttcatttcaaaagtaactcagttacttacaccaaaaagtaatgcgttactgtgaaaagtaactatttagttacttctttttttatttttttttattttttttatttaaagctcccattaatgcccttttagccttcatttcagtactgttattgcactggagaaaaatacaatctgttgatcaacttgacatgcatttgcatcactgaactctgctaagcaatgtggtctacatacaacacacaaagacaaagatatgttacaaaggccgatttgtttctggccagaacaaattgacaactattttaaatagctgcaacataacgtacgtacataagtaacaaacagcataataacagc of Nerophis lumbriciformis linkage group LG22, RoL_Nlum_v2.1, whole genome shotgun sequence contains these proteins:
- the LOC133615175 gene encoding uncharacterized protein, which encodes MIIETKYSILTTSGSREKMNGENWDSDEEVQVPWPLNKAGGRKQSQTKYVARILRFGEDTRELTPYLKAAQDGKDVPLTGDLEYGRGKRNKQPKSWSSDSESKDESVEETLSDRQQKKKRKVSRTAVGYDARAQLKAQLAALGRTSPKDTCTEMESLKKEVLQLREENKSLRDALRVVEGLPGLLMKMDDLSRQATILSARRPAVALPERSWPTAA